The Fictibacillus arsenicus genome contains a region encoding:
- the fabF gene encoding beta-ketoacyl-ACP synthase II, with translation MKKRVVVTGLGAVTPLGNSVEETWKKILEGQSGVGPLTRRNAEKFPVKVAAEATEFDPTDFMDKRDARRMDRFTQFAVAASLMAVKDANLEITEDIAPRVGVWIGSGIGGMDTHEEQFRIFEEKGVRRVSPFFVPMMIPDMASGQVSIAIGAQGMNSCTVTACASGANSIGDAFKVIQRGDADVMVTGGTEAPITDMALAGFCQAGALSTNPDPNTASRPFDKNRSGFIIGEGAGILILEEYEFAKKRGAKIYAEIVGYGATGDAYHITQPAPGGEGGARAMKQAVEDSGLALEDISYINAHGTSTDFNDKFETAAIKAVFNEQAYKIPVSSTKSMTGHLLGAAGGIEAIFSVKAIQENILPPTINYETPDEECDLDYVPNKARQAEVKAVLSNSLGFGGHNASLVFKKIEE, from the coding sequence ATGAAAAAAAGAGTAGTCGTAACTGGTTTGGGAGCCGTAACTCCTCTTGGAAATAGTGTTGAAGAAACATGGAAAAAGATTTTAGAAGGACAAAGCGGGGTAGGACCGCTAACGAGAAGAAACGCTGAAAAGTTTCCGGTAAAAGTTGCTGCAGAAGCCACTGAATTTGATCCAACTGATTTCATGGATAAACGTGATGCACGCAGAATGGATCGTTTTACACAATTTGCAGTAGCTGCATCACTGATGGCAGTTAAAGATGCCAACCTGGAGATCACAGAAGACATTGCACCTCGCGTTGGCGTATGGATCGGTTCAGGTATTGGCGGAATGGATACACATGAAGAACAGTTCAGGATTTTTGAAGAAAAAGGCGTAAGACGTGTTAGTCCATTCTTTGTTCCAATGATGATACCTGACATGGCTTCAGGCCAGGTTTCAATTGCAATTGGTGCGCAAGGAATGAACTCTTGTACAGTAACCGCATGTGCTTCAGGTGCAAACTCGATCGGAGATGCATTCAAAGTTATTCAGCGCGGAGATGCTGATGTTATGGTTACTGGCGGTACTGAAGCACCTATTACAGATATGGCATTAGCAGGATTCTGCCAGGCAGGTGCTCTATCAACAAATCCGGACCCGAACACAGCAAGCCGCCCTTTCGATAAGAACCGCAGCGGTTTTATTATCGGAGAAGGAGCAGGAATTCTTATCCTTGAAGAATATGAATTTGCTAAAAAGCGCGGAGCTAAAATTTATGCCGAAATCGTTGGGTATGGAGCAACTGGTGATGCCTATCACATTACCCAGCCAGCTCCTGGCGGAGAAGGCGGTGCACGTGCAATGAAGCAGGCTGTTGAGGACAGCGGTCTTGCTTTAGAAGACATTTCATATATTAACGCACATGGCACAAGTACTGATTTTAACGATAAATTTGAAACAGCAGCGATTAAAGCTGTCTTTAATGAGCAAGCATACAAGATTCCTGTAAGTTCAACTAAATCAATGACAGGACATCTGCTTGGTGCTGCAGGTGGTATTGAAGCTATTTTCTCAGTAAAAGCGATTCAAGAAAACATTCTGCCTCCAACAATCAACTATGAAACACCTGACGAAGAATGCGATCTTGATTATGTACCGAACAAAGCAAGACAAGCAGAAGTGAAAGCTGTACTAAGCAACTCGCTAGGTTTTGGCGGGCATAATGCGTCACTTGTATTTAAAAAAATAGAAGAATAA
- a CDS encoding YjbA family protein produces the protein MLYLRDVWVNWFEGEENGYNVCEFHEWRKDDYIELLDQVPIIKIESTLFHYIENDLNDLPDALLEEVHQKAYVRKNNQRVQLEHCFIITDEKKSLIVDTMGYRIPIRKSRLIPRQEQLVFEMAEQTETKVYTFSAKQMSKEYHILSPNPDSMRGLTRKERQLKQLLFMALDQLHSTKNVAEMRYWCTEWMPEQYGKIQRMDFDEAWDALYCELKSGWSKQHLDMCERLVKGQPYFEKIWELENGTHVN, from the coding sequence ATGTTATACTTACGTGATGTTTGGGTCAACTGGTTTGAAGGAGAAGAGAATGGCTATAACGTTTGTGAGTTCCATGAATGGAGAAAAGACGACTATATTGAGCTGCTGGATCAAGTACCCATTATCAAGATTGAATCAACACTTTTTCATTACATCGAAAATGATTTAAACGATCTTCCAGATGCATTATTAGAAGAAGTGCATCAAAAAGCGTATGTCAGAAAGAACAACCAGCGCGTACAGCTAGAACATTGCTTTATCATAACGGATGAGAAAAAATCGTTGATTGTAGATACAATGGGTTATAGAATACCAATACGAAAGAGCAGACTCATTCCAAGACAAGAACAGCTCGTTTTTGAGATGGCGGAGCAAACAGAAACAAAAGTTTACACATTCAGCGCAAAGCAGATGAGCAAAGAATATCACATATTGTCACCAAATCCAGACAGCATGAGAGGGCTGACAAGAAAGGAAAGACAGTTAAAACAACTGCTTTTTATGGCTCTTGATCAATTGCATTCGACAAAAAATGTAGCTGAAATGAGATATTGGTGCACAGAGTGGATGCCTGAACAATACGGGAAAATTCAACGAATGGATTTTGACGAAGCATGGGACGCACTTTATTGCGAATTAAAGAGCGGCTGGTCGAAGCAGCATTTAGATATGTGCGAAAGACTTGTAAAAGGACAGCCGTACTTTGAAAAGATTTGGGAACTTGAAAATGGAACTCACGTTAATTAA
- the trpS gene encoding tryptophan--tRNA ligase, with the protein MSVIFSGIQPSGNLTIGNYIGAMRHFVKLQHEHECYFCVVNQHAITMAQDPVELKRNSRNLAALYLAAGINPEISTIFIQSEVPAHTKMGWMMQCVSYIGELERMTQFKDKSSGKEAVSAGLLTYPPLMAADILLYNTSIVPVGDDQKQHIELTRDIAERFNKKYREVFVIPEPRIASEGARIMSLVDPEKKMSKSDPNQNSFISMLDDESVILKKIKRATTDSDGVVAYDKEKKPGISNLLTIYSQLTGESIKSLVEKYEGKGYGDFKQGVAEAIINTLKPIQERYKEYLESNELDAILDKGAEKANRVANKTLNKAERAMGLARKRV; encoded by the coding sequence ATGTCTGTAATCTTTTCAGGCATACAGCCGAGCGGTAACTTAACCATCGGCAATTACATTGGAGCTATGAGACATTTTGTTAAGCTTCAGCATGAGCACGAATGCTACTTTTGTGTAGTTAATCAGCACGCGATTACTATGGCACAAGATCCTGTTGAGTTAAAAAGAAACAGCCGGAATTTAGCTGCTCTTTATTTAGCTGCTGGAATTAATCCAGAAATTTCAACTATTTTTATTCAATCAGAGGTGCCGGCGCACACAAAAATGGGATGGATGATGCAATGCGTTTCCTATATCGGGGAATTAGAACGCATGACACAATTTAAGGATAAGTCTTCTGGCAAGGAAGCTGTTTCTGCTGGCTTATTAACTTATCCTCCACTGATGGCGGCAGATATTCTTTTGTACAACACTAGTATCGTTCCAGTTGGCGATGACCAAAAACAGCACATTGAGCTGACACGTGATATTGCCGAGCGTTTTAATAAAAAATACCGAGAAGTCTTCGTTATTCCTGAACCGCGTATTGCTTCTGAAGGTGCTAGAATTATGTCACTCGTTGATCCTGAGAAGAAGATGAGCAAATCAGATCCGAACCAGAATTCTTTTATCTCTATGCTGGATGACGAATCTGTTATCTTAAAGAAGATTAAGCGAGCAACTACAGATTCTGATGGAGTTGTCGCTTATGACAAAGAAAAGAAGCCAGGTATCTCAAACTTGCTGACTATTTACTCACAGCTTACTGGTGAGAGCATTAAATCACTTGTAGAAAAATACGAAGGAAAAGGTTACGGAGATTTCAAGCAAGGTGTAGCTGAAGCAATCATTAACACTTTAAAACCAATTCAAGAACGCTATAAAGAATATCTAGAGTCTAATGAATTGGATGCCATTCTTGATAAAGGTGCAGAAAAAGCGAACCGTGTTGCAAACAAAACTCTGAATAAGGCTGAACGTGCTATGGGATTAGCCCGTAAACGTGTATAA
- a CDS encoding DUF3899 domain-containing protein has protein sequence MNVHIRRILVISAFPVIIALIIALLSSGPFTLEKYVNTLFYFALSIALIGIALYVVKGGFFDFFSYSFKKVAKALTRTPDVHNEVSFKTNFHLSERVNVSYMKSFLYSGLFLTFLSIAVAYVL, from the coding sequence ATGAACGTACACATAAGAAGAATTCTTGTTATTTCTGCATTCCCTGTGATCATTGCTTTGATCATTGCTCTCTTATCTTCTGGACCATTTACCCTTGAAAAATACGTAAACACTCTTTTTTACTTTGCACTTTCTATTGCATTGATCGGTATTGCTTTATATGTAGTGAAAGGTGGATTTTTTGACTTTTTTTCATACAGTTTTAAAAAAGTAGCGAAAGCATTAACGAGAACGCCTGATGTTCATAATGAAGTATCTTTTAAAACCAACTTTCATTTATCAGAAAGAGTAAATGTTTCTTATATGAAATCTTTTTTATATAGCGGATTATTTTTAACATTTCTTTCAATTGCCGTTGCATATGTATTGTAA
- a CDS encoding peptide ABC transporter substrate-binding protein, whose product MKKSKWSLLLTLVLVLSMFLAACSGGEKKETGEKKGGNEGDKTEKPAEPQVLNILDGEEIPSMDSSQATDSVSFEVMNNVMEGLYRLDKENKPTPGVALSHDTNEDGTVYTFKLNPEAKWSDGSKVTANDFVYSWRKALHPDTLSEYAYIMGPVKNANAIQTDGDPLFGKVEELGVKAVDESTLEVTLEAPAPYFLGLTGFATFYPQKEEFVKAQGDKYALEANTLLYNGPFVLNEWKHNEGWQYKKNDNYWDKDSVKLDEINVKIVKDVATSVNLYETGQTDITGLSMEYVDQYKDHEDLYTRGEATVFFLRLNQNSKNSDALKNANIRKAIDMAYDKQSMVDVLLNNGSTPAYYLVPGEFTPGPDGEDFRKTNGNFGGYDLEKAKELWAAGLKELGKESVELELLNYDSDGAKKMGEFFKNQLEKNLPGIKVSIKAQPFKQKLELESKGEYDFSYAGWGPDYQDPMTFLDMFVTDGAHNQMGYSNPAYDKLINDAKKEMDQEKRWEMMLEAEKVLFEDQAISPLYQRGVTGLQKPYVKDLAHHLFGADVSYKWAYIEGKQ is encoded by the coding sequence ATGAAGAAGTCAAAATGGTCATTGCTTCTTACGCTAGTTCTTGTTCTTAGCATGTTCTTAGCTGCTTGTAGTGGCGGAGAAAAGAAAGAGACTGGCGAAAAGAAAGGCGGCAACGAAGGCGATAAAACTGAAAAGCCAGCTGAGCCGCAAGTACTTAACATCCTTGATGGAGAAGAAATTCCTTCAATGGACTCTTCACAAGCAACAGACTCAGTTTCATTCGAAGTAATGAACAACGTTATGGAAGGTTTATATCGTCTTGATAAAGAAAATAAACCAACTCCAGGTGTGGCATTAAGCCATGACACAAACGAAGATGGAACAGTTTATACGTTCAAACTAAACCCTGAAGCAAAATGGAGTGACGGATCTAAAGTAACTGCTAACGATTTCGTTTACTCTTGGAGAAAAGCTTTACACCCAGATACTCTTTCTGAGTATGCTTACATCATGGGACCTGTAAAGAACGCTAACGCGATCCAAACTGATGGTGACCCATTATTCGGTAAAGTAGAAGAGCTAGGTGTTAAAGCTGTTGATGAATCAACTCTTGAAGTAACTCTTGAAGCTCCAGCTCCTTATTTCTTAGGATTAACTGGATTCGCAACTTTCTATCCGCAAAAAGAAGAATTTGTTAAGGCTCAAGGCGACAAGTACGCTTTAGAAGCTAACACTCTATTATACAACGGTCCTTTCGTGCTTAACGAGTGGAAACACAACGAAGGATGGCAGTACAAGAAAAACGATAACTACTGGGATAAAGACAGCGTTAAGTTAGACGAAATTAACGTAAAAATCGTTAAGGACGTTGCTACAAGCGTAAACCTATATGAAACTGGTCAAACAGATATCACTGGTCTAAGCATGGAATATGTTGACCAATACAAAGATCACGAAGATCTTTACACTCGCGGAGAAGCTACAGTATTCTTCTTGCGTTTAAACCAAAACTCTAAGAATTCTGATGCTCTTAAGAACGCTAACATCCGTAAAGCGATCGACATGGCTTATGACAAGCAATCTATGGTAGATGTACTTCTTAACAACGGATCTACTCCTGCTTACTACCTAGTACCAGGTGAGTTCACTCCAGGTCCAGACGGAGAAGACTTCCGTAAAACAAACGGCAACTTCGGTGGCTATGATTTAGAAAAAGCTAAAGAACTTTGGGCTGCTGGTCTAAAAGAACTTGGCAAAGAGTCTGTAGAACTTGAACTATTGAACTACGATTCTGATGGTGCTAAGAAGATGGGTGAGTTCTTCAAGAACCAACTTGAAAAGAACCTTCCTGGAATCAAAGTTTCTATTAAAGCACAACCATTTAAGCAAAAGCTAGAACTAGAATCTAAAGGTGAGTATGACTTCTCTTATGCTGGTTGGGGTCCTGACTACCAAGATCCAATGACGTTCCTAGATATGTTCGTAACTGATGGGGCTCATAACCAAATGGGTTATTCAAATCCTGCATATGACAAGTTAATCAACGATGCGAAAAAAGAAATGGATCAAGAGAAGCGTTGGGAAATGATGCTTGAAGCTGAGAAAGTTCTTTTCGAAGATCAAGCGATCTCTCCACTATACCAACGTGGTGTAACTGGCCTTCAAAAGCCATACGTAAAAGACTTAGCTCATCACTTATTCGGAGCTGATGTTTCTTACAAGTGGGCTTACATTGAAGGAAAACAATAA
- the opp3b gene encoding oligopeptide ABC transporter permease — MLRYITKRVFAMFLTLLIIATITFFLMKLLPGSPFNNQEKLTESQRYALNEKYGLNDPVPVQYINYLGKLAQGDLGYTFQFDGRTVNSMIANGMGPSATVGFEALVFGTLVGLVLGIAAALKHNSFIDYGAMVMAVFGIAIPSFVFAGLLQYYVGVKLGWLPVAFWNGPEYHIMPAFSLSVGVIATVARFMRTEMLEILGTDYILMARSKGISKQAVIIKHCVRNSMIPIITILGPMAIGLITGSLVIENIFAIPGIGEQFVKSINLNDYPVIMGTTLFYSFLIIVIILVVDILYGIIDPRIRVAGGKS, encoded by the coding sequence ATGTTGCGCTATATAACGAAGCGAGTGTTTGCGATGTTTTTAACACTGCTGATCATTGCAACGATTACATTCTTTTTAATGAAATTATTACCTGGTTCTCCTTTTAACAATCAAGAGAAGTTAACTGAGTCCCAGCGCTATGCACTTAACGAAAAATACGGGTTAAATGACCCGGTGCCTGTTCAATACATTAATTATCTAGGGAAATTGGCACAGGGTGATTTAGGATATACGTTCCAGTTTGATGGACGTACCGTTAATTCTATGATTGCAAACGGTATGGGCCCATCTGCAACAGTCGGGTTTGAAGCACTGGTGTTCGGAACATTAGTTGGCTTGGTATTAGGGATCGCAGCAGCATTAAAGCATAACTCGTTTATTGATTACGGGGCTATGGTCATGGCTGTATTTGGAATAGCAATACCGTCCTTCGTATTTGCAGGACTTTTGCAATACTACGTTGGGGTTAAGCTTGGATGGCTTCCAGTAGCATTCTGGAATGGTCCTGAGTATCACATCATGCCAGCATTCTCTCTATCCGTAGGAGTAATTGCTACAGTGGCACGTTTCATGCGTACAGAAATGCTTGAAATTTTAGGGACAGATTATATTTTAATGGCTAGATCTAAAGGGATTAGCAAACAAGCAGTTATTATTAAACACTGTGTACGAAACAGTATGATTCCAATCATTACAATCCTTGGACCTATGGCAATCGGCCTAATTACTGGGTCACTTGTAATTGAAAACATTTTTGCAATACCTGGTATAGGTGAACAGTTCGTAAAAAGTATCAACCTAAATGACTATCCAGTTATTATGGGAACTACTTTGTTCTATAGTTTCTTAATTATAGTAATCATCTTAGTTGTCGATATCCTTTATGGAATCATCGATCCTCGTATTCGTGTTGCGGGAGGTAAATCATAA
- the opp3C gene encoding oligopeptide ABC transporter permease, whose protein sequence is MSMSERKLTPDLFRPANLGTGKGDEITKPSLSFWQDAFRRLKKNRAAMLGLFAIVFIIVFSLIAPTLSKYGMDDQELMRANLPPKIPGLEKIGFLGVDGVDIRGVDQYEMKNVPAEDKFWFGTDPLGRDQWVRVWKGTQISLYIAFLAATIDLIVGVAYGGVSAFYGGRVDDAMQRVVEVLVGIPNLVVIILFIIILDPGILSITLALVITGWIGMSRIVRAQILSLKNREFVLASKTLGSTNGRLITKHLLPNTLGAIIVTSTFTIPGAIFFEAFLSFIGLGIQPPTASLGALIADGFRSLRIYPHLAIYPASIMCILMISFNLLGDGLRDALDPKMRK, encoded by the coding sequence ATGAGCATGTCTGAAAGAAAACTAACACCTGATTTATTTCGCCCTGCAAATTTAGGTACAGGTAAAGGCGATGAAATTACGAAGCCAAGCTTAAGCTTTTGGCAGGATGCTTTTAGACGATTAAAAAAGAATAGAGCAGCGATGCTTGGACTTTTTGCAATCGTATTCATTATTGTGTTTTCACTTATTGCACCAACGTTAAGTAAGTATGGCATGGACGATCAAGAACTAATGCGTGCAAACTTACCTCCTAAAATTCCAGGATTAGAGAAGATTGGATTCCTTGGAGTGGACGGAGTAGATATTCGCGGCGTAGATCAGTATGAAATGAAGAATGTACCAGCTGAAGATAAATTCTGGTTTGGTACTGACCCGCTTGGGCGTGACCAATGGGTTCGTGTTTGGAAAGGTACACAAATTTCACTTTATATCGCATTTTTAGCAGCAACAATCGATTTGATCGTCGGTGTTGCATACGGTGGAGTTTCTGCCTTTTATGGCGGCAGAGTAGATGACGCGATGCAGCGTGTAGTAGAAGTATTAGTAGGTATTCCGAATCTGGTTGTAATTATCTTGTTTATTATCATACTTGATCCAGGGATACTCTCAATCACACTAGCTCTCGTTATAACCGGCTGGATAGGAATGTCGCGTATCGTACGAGCGCAGATCCTATCATTAAAAAACAGAGAATTTGTATTAGCATCAAAAACACTCGGCTCAACAAACGGCCGATTAATTACAAAACACTTATTGCCAAATACACTTGGTGCAATCATTGTTACAAGTACATTTACAATTCCAGGAGCTATTTTCTTCGAAGCATTCCTAAGCTTTATCGGCCTCGGTATTCAACCACCGACCGCTTCACTAGGGGCTTTGATTGCAGACGGATTTAGATCATTGCGTATCTATCCTCACTTAGCTATCTATCCTGCATCCATCATGTGTATCCTGATGATCAGCTTTAACTTGCTAGGGGACGGATTGCGTGATGCACTTGATCCGAAAATGAGAAAATAG
- a CDS encoding ABC transporter ATP-binding protein, whose amino-acid sequence MEKLLELENLHVSFQTYGGEVKAVRGVSLSLDKGESLAIVGESGSGKSVTSKAVMRLLPNKIGSIKEGAIRFQGKDLAKASEREMEKIRGAEISMIFQDPMTSLNPTMTIGKQIMEGLRKHQNMSKSEAKERSINLLKLVGIPNPELRVDEYPHQFSGGMRQRVVIAIALACNPKVLIADEPTTALDVTIQAQILDLMRDLQDKTGTAIILITHDLGVVANLAQRVAVMYGGMIVETGTVDEIFYKPKHPYTWGLLASMPKLNADSKELLAIPGTPPDLMNPPKGCPFAARCPYAMEVCLEHMPEATNVSSSHKAACWLLDERAPKVEPPEAAVVGGAR is encoded by the coding sequence ATGGAAAAACTTTTAGAACTAGAAAACCTTCATGTCTCCTTCCAGACGTATGGGGGAGAAGTAAAAGCAGTTCGAGGTGTAAGCCTATCTTTAGATAAAGGGGAATCACTTGCAATCGTAGGTGAATCCGGATCTGGTAAGTCTGTTACTTCAAAAGCAGTAATGCGTCTCTTGCCAAACAAAATTGGTTCAATTAAAGAAGGAGCGATTCGCTTCCAAGGCAAAGACCTCGCGAAAGCTTCTGAGCGAGAGATGGAAAAAATTCGCGGTGCTGAAATCTCAATGATCTTCCAAGATCCGATGACATCATTGAATCCAACGATGACAATCGGGAAGCAGATCATGGAAGGACTGCGTAAGCACCAGAACATGAGCAAGAGCGAAGCAAAAGAGCGTTCAATTAACCTATTAAAGCTTGTAGGTATTCCAAATCCTGAACTTCGTGTAGATGAATATCCTCACCAATTTTCAGGCGGAATGCGTCAGCGTGTTGTTATCGCGATTGCATTAGCTTGTAATCCGAAGGTATTGATTGCGGATGAACCGACAACAGCACTTGATGTAACGATTCAAGCTCAGATCTTGGACTTGATGCGTGATCTTCAAGACAAGACAGGAACTGCAATTATCCTTATTACGCATGATTTAGGAGTAGTTGCAAACCTCGCTCAGCGTGTAGCCGTAATGTACGGTGGTATGATCGTTGAGACAGGTACTGTTGATGAAATCTTTTACAAGCCGAAACATCCATATACATGGGGTCTGTTAGCTTCCATGCCAAAATTAAATGCAGATTCAAAAGAACTATTAGCAATTCCAGGAACGCCGCCTGACCTAATGAATCCTCCGAAAGGATGTCCGTTTGCAGCGCGTTGTCCTTATGCGATGGAAGTATGTTTGGAACATATGCCTGAGGCTACTAACGTTTCTTCATCGCACAAAGCTGCTTGCTGGTTGTTAGATGAGCGAGCGCCAAAAGTTGAACCGCCTGAAGCGGCAGTAGTTGGGGGTGCTCGATAA
- a CDS encoding ABC transporter ATP-binding protein produces the protein MAVVEREKLLEVKNLKKYFPAGKKGVLQAVDDVSFDIYKGETLGLVGESGCGKSTTGRTIIRLYDATDGEVFYEGEDVHGRKSRSDLKKFNRKMQMIFQDPYASLNPRMTVKDIIAEGIDIHGLAKTKKDRDNRVYELLETVGLNREHANRYPHEFSGGQRQRIGIARALAVDPDFIIADEPISALDVSIQAQVVNLMMELQKERGLTYLFIAHDLSMVKHISDRVGVMYLGNIVELTTSDELYEEPLHPYTQALLSAIPVPDPELERSRERIILEGDVPSPINPPSGCRFRTRCPHAMDVCAAVKPKWQEAREGHWVACHLYDEEAVKQNN, from the coding sequence ATGGCAGTTGTAGAGAGAGAAAAGTTACTAGAAGTTAAAAATCTTAAAAAGTATTTCCCAGCTGGAAAAAAGGGCGTTTTACAAGCAGTAGACGATGTATCTTTTGATATTTATAAAGGTGAAACACTTGGTCTAGTAGGAGAGTCCGGATGCGGTAAATCTACTACAGGTCGTACAATCATCAGACTATATGATGCAACAGATGGAGAAGTATTCTATGAAGGTGAAGACGTTCACGGAAGAAAATCCCGTTCTGATCTAAAGAAATTCAACCGTAAGATGCAGATGATCTTCCAAGATCCATATGCATCATTAAATCCTAGAATGACAGTTAAAGATATCATTGCTGAAGGCATCGATATTCATGGCTTGGCAAAAACAAAGAAAGATCGTGACAACCGTGTTTACGAACTTCTTGAAACAGTAGGTTTGAACAGAGAGCATGCTAACCGTTATCCGCATGAGTTCTCAGGCGGTCAGCGTCAGCGTATCGGGATTGCTCGTGCACTTGCTGTAGATCCTGACTTTATCATTGCCGATGAGCCTATCTCGGCACTTGACGTATCCATTCAAGCACAAGTAGTAAACCTAATGATGGAACTTCAAAAAGAACGCGGTCTTACTTATCTATTTATTGCCCATGATCTATCTATGGTTAAACATATTTCTGATCGTGTAGGTGTAATGTATTTAGGAAATATCGTGGAACTTACAACAAGTGATGAGCTTTATGAAGAGCCTCTGCATCCTTATACACAAGCTCTTTTATCAGCGATTCCTGTTCCTGATCCTGAATTAGAAAGAAGCCGTGAACGAATCATCCTTGAAGGTGATGTTCCGAGCCCGATCAATCCTCCAAGCGGATGCCGTTTCCGTACTCGCTGTCCACATGCAATGGATGTATGTGCAGCTGTTAAGCCAAAATGGCAGGAAGCAAGAGAAGGACACTGGGTAGCTTGTCATCTTTATGATGAGGAAGCTGTTAAACAAAATAATTAA
- a CDS encoding DegV family protein, which produces MKLSFIVDSASDLKINSEITDIPLTIVPLNVQFGEDHYLDGVNIREDEFYKRMSNEPDLPKTSQPSPQSFFEAFQKELNKGNEVLYIGISSNLSGTVQSATIGKSMLTEEEQRRVTIIDSGIASGGVQILLNEAIEMSKKEVSLSEIVTRIEKTKAGIKAYVLLETLENLKKGGRISAVQGAIAGMLNIKPMISIIDGVVATIGKYRGSKKGLTKMKEIILEWKSENPEKTLYLIHSFSSTEEVKKEFDELFALDSFPKVIYTRFGSTIGTYSSERAIGFVAY; this is translated from the coding sequence ATGAAACTAAGTTTTATCGTTGATAGCGCGAGTGATTTAAAAATAAATTCTGAAATAACGGATATTCCATTAACAATTGTCCCTCTAAATGTACAGTTTGGAGAAGATCACTATTTAGATGGGGTTAATATAAGAGAAGATGAATTCTATAAAAGAATGTCAAATGAACCGGATCTGCCTAAAACAAGCCAGCCATCACCACAATCATTTTTTGAGGCATTTCAAAAAGAATTGAACAAAGGCAATGAGGTTTTATATATCGGAATTTCTTCTAATTTAAGCGGTACTGTCCAAAGCGCAACAATAGGCAAAAGTATGCTTACAGAAGAGGAACAAAGACGAGTTACGATTATCGATTCTGGAATTGCTTCTGGCGGTGTACAGATTTTATTAAATGAAGCGATCGAGATGTCTAAAAAAGAAGTTTCTTTAAGCGAGATTGTAACGCGGATTGAAAAAACAAAAGCAGGAATTAAAGCGTATGTACTACTTGAAACACTAGAAAACCTAAAAAAGGGCGGTAGAATTTCAGCCGTACAAGGCGCTATTGCTGGTATGCTTAATATAAAACCTATGATTTCAATTATAGATGGAGTAGTTGCAACAATCGGCAAGTACCGAGGCAGTAAAAAAGGGTTAACGAAAATGAAAGAAATCATTTTAGAGTGGAAATCAGAAAACCCGGAGAAAACACTTTATTTAATTCATAGTTTTTCTTCTACAGAAGAAGTTAAAAAAGAATTTGATGAATTGTTTGCACTTGATAGCTTCCCTAAAGTAATCTATACCCGATTCGGAAGTACAATTGGAACGTATTCCAGTGAAAGAGCTATCGGTTTTGTAGCATATTAA
- a CDS encoding HD domain-containing protein has product MRKITLLDLYKHPHVQKYVKRSGMVHAISTAYHAYRLAVKHGVDPDMATKAAFLHDIGHYTWYKNGHWDYDMYKENDIHAIKGAERAHRILVSLGEDRKKAKEIALAILLHTDSYLPAGSLNLNPLQQVVALADEADEEPGGSHHYRTVSDIKALTMIKKLDEMVDEYNEEEKVKHSVS; this is encoded by the coding sequence ATGAGAAAAATCACCTTATTAGATCTTTATAAACATCCTCATGTACAAAAATACGTTAAACGTTCAGGTATGGTACATGCCATTTCTACAGCTTATCATGCTTATCGTTTAGCAGTGAAACATGGTGTGGATCCAGATATGGCAACTAAGGCAGCTTTTCTTCACGATATCGGACATTATACATGGTATAAAAATGGCCACTGGGACTATGACATGTATAAAGAGAATGATATTCATGCCATTAAGGGTGCCGAACGCGCACACCGTATTTTAGTTTCGTTGGGAGAAGACCGCAAAAAAGCGAAAGAGATTGCCCTGGCTATTTTACTTCATACAGATTCTTATCTGCCGGCAGGCTCATTGAATTTAAATCCGCTGCAGCAGGTTGTTGCTCTTGCTGATGAAGCAGACGAAGAACCAGGCGGATCACATCACTATCGCACAGTCAGTGATATAAAAGCATTAACCATGATCAAAAAATTAGATGAAATGGTAGATGAGTATAATGAAGAAGAAAAAGTAAAACACTCTGTTTCCTAA